The Gracilibacillus caseinilyticus genome segment GTATAGAAAGTACGTTGGGGCAAATTATGCCATTCCTACAGCAAGTGGAACTTCGAGCTTACATCTTGCTTTAGTTGGGGCGGGAGTGAAGCCGGGGGATGAAGTGATTATCCCTAATTTCACCTTCATCGCGACAGCGCAGGCTGTGGTAGCAGCTAAAGCTATCCCAGTCTTTACAGACATTGATCCGGATTCTTATTGCATGGATGTTTCTCAAGTAGAGGCACTCATAACTGATCAAACAAAGGCCATTATGCCCGTTCATGTTCATGGTCTGCCGGCAGATTTACCTGCCTTGCAACAAATCTGTGATAAATATGAATTGAAGCTTGTGGAAGATGCTTCCCATGCTCATTCCGCTTCGATTCACGAACAGATTTGTGGCTCCATAGGAGATGCAGCAGGGCAAAGCTTAATGGCTGATAAGAATTTTCCAGTAGGAGGAGAAGGTGGTATGGCCTTCTTTAAAAAAGAAGAAGACTATCATCGTGCCTTAGCATTTTTAGAGGATTCGGGGATTGATTATAGCATGTCTTGGATTGCTGCTGCTTTTGGAGTCAGTCAGTTGGAAAGACTGGCCTATTATGATGCAGTAAGAGCACGTAACGCAAAGTTGTTAAGTGATGCGTTAGAAAAGACGGAATTATTCAGCCCTCCCTATGTGCCGGATGGATTCAACCACAGCTATAATATGTATCGCATCAAGCTAAATCCTGCAAAGAAAGGCTTGGATGATCTGGAGGATTATAAAGTGAAAGAAGCGATACAACAACTGATCATGGAGGAAGGTGTTTTTGCAAGGGAGTGGCAAAATAGACCAATTCCGGGTCATCTTCCGTTTCAGAATAAGAAAGGATTTGGAAATCAGTATCCGTTCTGCCTAAGCGATACGGATCGAAAATACCAGATCGAGGACTATCCGAATACGTTAGCTATGTTTCGGAACACTTTAACTATTTGTCGGGAGCTGCGATCTCCTATAGAGTATGAAAGAATTCAATCTTATGCACTAGCATTTCAAAAAATTGACCAAAATCCAGATAAGATTAGAAAAGTTGCTGAAGAACTCGATGCTATTCAACCTCCATATGAAAGGGATGCAAGATTAGGATGAAAACAAAAATCAAAGTTGCTATTTTAGGTGGCAGTGGATTTGTTGGCATGGAAATCTATCGAATATTAAAAAATCAACCTGAAGTATCCATCGAATTTGTATCTTCTGAATCATTAGCCGAGCAATCGGTAGAGAAATATTATCGTGTTCTGAACAGCAAAAATCGGCAGTTGAAATTTAAGCCTGTTCATGAACTTCCGCACGGATTTGATGTCATATTTTCGTGTCTTCCAACCGGCGTCTTGCCTACTTATATTGATGACATCAAAGCGAAAGCTTTAATCGTTTTTAACGTAAGTGGAGATTTTAGACTGAAAGAACTTGATCAGCTTGAGAAATATTACCCCCAATCACTTAAATCAGACAGTTATTTAGCATCACAATACTTTATTCCCGAATTTCATCAAATAGATCGAAATGCAAAAATAATAAACTTGCCAGGCTGCATGGCAGTAGCGAGTATCTATTCTCTCTACCCACTTGTGAAGCATCAATTAATTGAAAACAGAGTAGTCATTGATGCAAAAACAGGGTCTAGTGGAGGAGGAAAGAAATCTTCTGAAACGCATGCAGAGAGAGCTCACAATATACGTCCTCATAAGGTTCACGGTCATAGGCATCAGCCTGAGATTATTCATGCCTTTCGAGATATGTGTGGAGCAGATCTGGAAGTGCAATTTTCTACATACAGCTTAGATTTACCTAGAGGTATCATGGTGACCGCTTATTCGCAATTAAAAGAAAACATTTCGGAATTAGATGTCAAACGGTCATTTTACGGTGATTTTAAGCAATTGACTTTTATCGATTACTTAAAAGATAGTGGTGGACGATTTAATCCGATGATCAAATCCACTGCTGGCACGAACAGAGTGGAAGTGGCGGCCTACGTAGATGGAAAGAACTGTGTATCCATCTGTACGTTGGATAACATGATCAAAGGGGCTGCCGGACAGGCGATCCAAGCCTTTAATCAGTTTTTTGACTATCCAGAGTACCAATTTCTTCACTTTCAGAATGAAGGGATGTGGCCATGATTAGTCCGTTGTATGTAATAAAAGTAGGGAGCAGTACCGTTCTATCTCCAGACAACACGGTATACAAAGAAGTGAAAAGACTATCGGAGAAAGGTAATAAGATCTTGCTTGTTGCAGGAGGAGCCAAAGGGATCGAGGAGTACTATCAAACGATACAGAGAGAGGTCACATTTTTAGAGTTGAACAACGGAAACCAAGCGAGATACTGTACCACGGAAGAAATGAATCATATTCACGATGCTTATCAGCAAGTGATGATTCCTGCTCTGACAAATGGGTTACGGGATCAAGGGTTAAAAACGTTCGTGCAATGTGCAGGTGACCAAGGACTGGTCTTAGGGAAACAAGGCCCACCGCTTAAGGTTGTGAAAGAAGGCAAGAAAGGGATTGTGAGAGATTCCCTGTATGGCAACTACGATTCCTGTGACAAGTTGTTGATGGAGTCGCTGCTGGATCATTATGATGTCGTTTGTTTAACGCCGCCGATACAGAATGCAGCCCATTCCCAGCAGTACCTGAATATCGATGCGGATATGCTGGCAGCCCATCTGGCTATAGCAATGAACGCTCATCATTTGCGTTTTGTTACAGGAACGAATGGATTGCTTCAGGACGTGGATGATCCTGATTCTACGGTCAAGGATATTTATTTGGACGATCCATTGGATTATGTACAAGGAAGAATGAAGCAAAAAGTTAGAGCTGCTCAGTCAGCTATACGTCTAGGTATCTGTGATGTAGCTATTATGGGACCGTCTATGTCACACGCTCAATCCTCATGGTTTTGGGGTATGGAGGACGCCGACAATAGCTATGATTTAATGAACAAAGTCGTACGAATTCCTTCCGTTTCTCATAACGAAGAGGAGCTCACCCAATATCTGTTGCATCACATTCAGATCCCTGGTGTAATCAACGCTGTAGATCGTGCGGGAAACATCGTCTTTGAAAAAGGGGATGGTGATCATACCCTGTTGTTATTAGGGCACGTAGATACGGTTCCGCATTTATGGAAGGTGCAAAGTGATGAGACAACCATCTCAGGGAGAGGGGTTGTCGACGCGAAAGGGTGTTTTGTGAATTTTGTGCAGATGCTGAAGGACGTACAGGTCCCAAATAACTGCAAATTAAAAGTAATTGGCGCTGTTGAAGAAGAGGTATCCTCCTCGGCTGGTGCCTATTATGTGAGGGATCATCACTCAGCAGACGCCGTTATTATTGGTGAACCGAGTGGGCAAAATAATCTGACGCTAGGCTATCATGGATTGCTTAAGTTAGGAATCACGATAAACAAGGGTCAAAAACACAGTGCTTCGAGAGATAATGTGAGCGTTGCTGATCAGTTTTTTATGATTAAAGAAGAGTTAGGAGACAGGATGAAGGATATAGATCCTGATCATGTGGCCACTACCACAAGGATTAATCAATATAAAGAAGAGGACAGGGATGTTTTAAAAGCAATATTGAATTTCAGAATATCTCCAGGTGTAAGGGAAGACTATGCCCGTCAATTGGACTTAAGCGTGTCGGAAGAGATTACGATTGATGTCCTAAGAGCAACACCAGGGTTTATCAACAAAAGAAACTGCTCATTAGTAAAATCATTCGCAAAGAGTTTTGCGAACCAAAAGGTAAAGTGTAAATATTTAAAGAAGACAGGAACAAGCGATATGAATACACTGGCAACAACCTGGACAGATGTACCGATTATAGCGTATGGACCAGGAGATTCTAATCTTGATCATACCAATCAAGAGTTTCAAACCTATAGTGAAATCGATCAATCCAGGATTATATTAAAAGATGCAATAGAGAACTGGTTTTCTAGAGTGACGGAGGTGGAGAAGCGTGCTTATCGACAAAGAGTTAGCCAATGATATGTCCAAGACAGTAGAAAGACAGGAGGCTCTATCGAAGAAGACTCGAGAAGCCATTATAGATATTGCAGCAACAGAGACGGGGTGCCACATAGGAGGAAGCCTATCGGTTACCGATCTGCTAATCGCATTATTTGAAAAGTATATGGATGATAGCCGCAATCAGGTAGTACTTAGCAAAGGGCATGCTGCTGCTGCATTGTATTCCGTTCTTTATGTGTTAGGTATATTGGAAAAGAATCCAGCAGAGAGTTATGGAAGAAGTGATTCTTTATTGACGGGACATCCCAATCATAAAATCAAGGGAATTCCGTACTCTACAGGGAGTCTTGGACACGGCATCCCCTATGCAGCGGGATGGGCATTGTCTCAGAAATTAAAAGGTTCTGCAGGTATTGGGGTAGCTGTTTGTGGAGATGGCGAACTCCAGGAAGGGCTTTGCTGGGAAACGTTTCAAGTTGTTCAGTCAAAGCAGATCGATAATTTTTTATGTGTAGTTGATTGTAATGGTGGCCAAAATGATGGATTTGTTCACCATATTTCCCCGATAGAAGACGTAAGAGGGCGGTTCGAATCATTTGGATTTCAAGCGATCGAAATTAACGGCCATGACTTCAGGGAAATAAGAGAGGCTTTACTTGCGTTTGAGGCTTCCTCAAAGCCTTTTGCCATTATTGCCAATACGGTGAAAGGTAAAGGTGTGCCGGATATTGAGGGCAACCCGAAGGCTCATTATGCTAAAATCCCTCATCGATTAAAAAATAAGTGGAAAAGGAGTATGGTATGACGTTATCAGGTCGTGATACTTACCGAGATGAATTGACCAAAATAGCCGAAGACGATGATCGTATTTTATGTTTAGAAGCAGATTTGGGAGGAAAGAACCACCAATTTGAGTCTCAATTTCCGGATCGTTTTTTCAATATGGGTATTGCGGAAATGACAAGTATTGATATGGCTGCTGGATTGGCGGAAGCTGGGTTTATTCCTTTCTTCTCGACTTTTGCCACGTTTGCTTCTCTCCGTTCAGCGGAAAGTATTAAGTTAGCAATGGGATATATGGAAAAGAACATTAAAATTATCGCGCCATACGGAGGTGTTTCTGGAGGCTGGTTTGGAACAACCCACCATTCATTAGAAGATATTGGGGTAGTGAGGACATTTCCTAACATTAAGATTGCTTGTCCGTATGGAGAAGAAGATACCAGACGGGTTATTCGGGAGGCTGTTTCTTCTCCTCATCCTTACTATGTTCGGTTGTCTCGAAATGAGTCATTTGTCAGCTTAGATAGAGACGATGATCAAGCAACTATACCTCTCGTGAACCAGAAAGGAAACGGAAATCTTTGTTTACTATCTATTGGTGAGCAAGGAACAGAATTGTGTAAAAAAATACAGGAAGCATATCCTGAAATATCTCATGTTCATCTGTGTTATATCGATCAAGTAAGTTTAAGAAATAGTATTGCGCAGTTAGAAGAGCATGGAAATACGTTCTTAGTGGTCGAAGAACATCGGTTAGCGGGTGGGACTGCTTCTTTGCTAGCTGTCCTGATGCCGGATAATCGTGTCTATTCTTTTGACTGTGGAGAAGAATGGCCGGTATATGGTGGTTCTCATCAAGAAACACTTGCATATCTGGCATTTGACTATGAAGCATTGGAAGAAAAAGTGAAAAATCTATTAAGTGAAGGAGCTGAAGTGAATTGGTAGATCAAAAGGTGGTAGCTTTTGTAGAACCAAGCTTCTATGGCGTTGATTTTGTAGAACGCACACACAGAAAAGGATGCAAAGTAATCGCAATCGGTTCATCTCTAGACAATCCTAAAAAATACAACTATGAAACATTTTATGATGATTTTTTAGTTGCTGATATTCGAAATCCACAGTCCATTTATCAGGCAATCAAGCAATCACCTTATTATGGGAAATTAGATGCTTTGATTCCTGCGACAGACTATGCTTCTCACTATACAGCAGAAGTGGCTGAGTGGCTATCGTTACCGACGATTCCCTCCTTTGCTGCATACAATGCCAGAAATAAAGATTTAGCACGTAAAGCGTATAGAGATAATCATGTACCGAGCGCACAATATGCTAAAGTAGCAAACTATGAGGAAGCCTGTCAAGCTGCTTCCAAGATTGGCTATCCGGTTGTCGTCAAGCCAACAAATTGTGCGAGTAGTCAGGGAGTCTTTTTTATTAATAATGAAGAGAAATTGCGAACTGCTTTTCAAAAATTAAGAGAGTTCAAAAAAACGTATATGGGCTTTGATGTAAGTACGGACTATTTAGTAGAGGAATATTTAGAGGGACCTGAATTTAGTGTGGAGCTATTTCTGAAGGATAAAGAAGTGGTTTTTTCATCCGTCACAGAGAAAATCACTTCCGATTTACCTTATTTTGTGGAAATTTCACACACCGCTCCTACGTCCAGCCAGGAAGACAGAGTAGAAGAAATGATTAACGTGAGTGTTCAGGCCATGTTAGCAATAGGCATCGATAATGGCCCTAGTCATGTGGAAATAAGGTTAACCAATACAGGTCCGAAAATTATAGAGGTGAATGGCAGGCCTGGTGGTGATAATATCGCCTCTCAATTACTTTTTAACACATATGGCCTCGACATTTTTGAAGAAACGGTTAATTTTTATTTGAACTTACCAATTAAAGATACTTTCCCCGTCCAAAAGGCAACATCGATTGCATTCCTCACCTCAAGACAAAATGGACAGATTTCGTCAATAGAGGGAATGGAGCATATAAAAAATGATGCATCCGTCATTAAGTATGACATTAGTGTCAATCCAGGGGATACAGTAAAAATTCCTGAAAGTTCAGATGATCGATTAGGCTATGTGATAACAACAGGGGAAAACGCGAAAGAGGCAAAAAGGAAAGCAATGGATTTAATCAATTCCATTCAATTAGTTTATCAGTAGTTCTACAAAACCCCAACATTCATAAGCGTTTGTGGGGTTTTTCTATTTTACACGTTAGGAAAGGATAAAATGTTAGCAAGGAAGAAGCTCGACGTAGTGAAAATTTAGAGTGTACAAAACTACGCCACCCGCTCAAAGACAAGGCGAATGCCGAGTTTTTCATCATATTTGCCATCGCTTTTTCCGATGGCAGCGATTTGGATTTTCCGTTTTATCGAACAAGATTACTGTGATAGTATTTTTTGTACGTTATATAAAATGTCAGCAAGAGAGAAGCTCGCCGTAGTAATAATGTAGAAGGTACGACAAACTAAATGAAGAGGTGATGAGATGTCGGTGTTATTTAGAAAAAGCTTCTTATTCTTTTTTCTAGCAGATATCATATCTGGATTTGGGGTAGGGATGAGTACGATTGGAGCAAATTGGTATCTCCTGGACAAAACTGGTTCTACCGGGGCTGTAGGCTTGATGTTGGCCCTTAATGTGGTGTCTGGTTTCTTAGTTTCCCCATTAACAGGAATTCTGACCGATAAATTTAATAGAAAAGTGGTCATTCAATTAACATTTATTCTAAGAGCAGTGTCCATTGGATTGCTCACAGCTGTCTTTCTGATCGATGGGTTTGCACTTGCGTATATTTATCTGTTTGCGATCATTAATGGAGTTGGATGGAGTATTTACATGTCTGCTTCGCGAAGTCTCATTCAAGAATTATTACCAGAAGAGGAATTGTCAAAGGGTAATTCGTTAATTGAGATCAGCTTACAGGTTGGAATGTTCATGGCAGGGGCGGCTTCTGGCTTTATTTATAAGTTTGCCGGATTCGAAACCATCCTGCTCATTAATTCCTCGATGTTTGTGATAAGCAGTTTATTTATGATTTTTGTCAAGTATCAGTCTATCCAGTTAGAAGACAAAGGGGAAGGGTATGTTCAATCCTTTAAAAAGGGTATTCATTATTTGGCTTCCCATCGATTAACATTCCTGATTGGGTTAGTAGCCATTGTGCCATTAGTAACGACGATGATTTTCAATGTGGTGCTGCCTGAATACGTAAGTAATACGCTGAAGGCTGATTCTGTTGTTTTTGGCTTTTCAGACATGGCGTACGGAATTGGTGGCTTGATGTCAGGGTTTATCGCGGCTCCACTTGCCAAAAAGATGACAGAAAATAAAGCTATTACGATCATTTTTAGCTTATCGGTCGTGACATTAATGGGCTTATCTATTAACGTATTCGTTATTTTCATATTCCTGGGCAGCTTCTTAATTGGTTTTTCCAATTCATCGATACGAATTATTATGAATACAATGCTTATGGAGATTGTTCCAAAACCTTTAATGGGCAGAGCGATGTCGGTATGGATGGGTATTGCCTTATTACTACAAACGGTCTTTGCTGGTGGACTTGGCCTGCTTATCGATGTTTTTTCTCCAAATATAGGTTTCATCTGTATGGGAGGATTAATGCTTTGTGGTTTAGTATTACATGTTAGTGTATCAAGGAGTAAGAAGAAAGAAAAATATAGCTATGAGGTGGTTTAAATGAAGCTTGGCGTCATCTATGGAAGTATGAGAGAGAACGGAAACACGGCACGTTTAACGGAAGAAGTCATTAAACATTTACCAGATGTCACGGAAGTGGATCTAAAAAACTATGAGTTCAAAGATATTATTGACCAAAGACATGACGAAGGTGGATTTGACCGAGTCGATGATGAGTATGATCGTATCATTGATCAAATCATAGATTGTGATGTTTTAATCTTTTCGACACCTATTTATTGGTATGGGATGACTAGTGTGATGAAGCGGTTTATTGATCGTTGGTCGCAAACGGTAAGAGATGATAAGTATCCGGATTTTAAAGAAAAAATGGGGCGAAAACAGGCTTATATTATTGCGGTTGGGGGAGATAATCCCCGCGAGAAAGGTCTCCCACTCGTACAACAGTTTACTTATATCTGTCAATTTATCGGATTGCAATATAAAGGATATGTATTAGGGAAAGCGGCGAAGCCTGATGATATCTTGCAAGATGAGGAAGCGATGGAAGATGCTTGGAAGTTGGGAAAACTATTGCGAAAAAGAGATGAAGTGGGTAATTATTTATAAGTAAGATCGAAAACACAAACGGTTTAGCGTTTGTGTTTTTTTTCTATACTTTTTAATTAGGTTAGCCTTCCATTAATACTAAACTAAAAGATAATGAAACTAACAATAGATCTTTCATCTTTTTTTATTTTTTTGATAGTTGGAAATAATAAGATCCTGGTACACTTCGGTCTCTTCCAAACGAAGATTATCCGGATTCTTCTTTATAATAACCGCCTGGATGTCAGAAAGGTAAAGAAAAAAATAGTTTTCAACTTCCATTATTTTTTCGAATTGACTTCATTTATAGGCATCCTTTCTCATTTCAGTTACTCTTTCAATGCCATTTTCACCAATAGTTATCGTTTGATCTCCTAATATTCCAACAGGTTTATTTTTTTATAGAGTTGCTTATACATCAAGCATCAACATAGTTAATCAAATCCATATATGTTCAAAATAGTGAAATATGAAGACTGTAATTGCTAGAATAACAAGTATTTCATAGGTAATGATTCTTTCTTGATTTATCAATACATGACGAAATGTCCAGACTAGCATCAAAAGAAAGAGAGTGCTAGATATGAGCCATTTACAAATGGATATCAGCCTTTTGTAAAATGTAGCAGTATATAATATATTTTTGTTTAATGCGAGAACATCCTGGATGGAAATATTAAATGTTGCAATCAAACTTATTTCCTCCTTTGCTTCTTCCTCTCCACATAAAAAACAACAGCACAAACCCCAATAAAGCCAATCCCTCCAATAACCAATGCTACGACATCCGGACTCGAGGGTGGAAAGCTAAGAACAAGGGTTAACATGTTTATCGTTACTAAAAATAATAAGATCCAATGAATATGGCGAATGATTCCCAAGCGTAAGACCTCCCTTATTGTATGTCGTTATTTTTAGTAAATACATGAGAATTGTCAAGGTTCTATGAACATAGTAAAATGGTAAATCTG includes the following:
- a CDS encoding DegT/DnrJ/EryC1/StrS aminotransferase family protein; the protein is MRWLRTDFLQKPLDFPSEEMVFESLAYFGGEPVLPYDNRKTNFPYITKEDVMQMLISIQHEPNNVINEFAEKYRKYVGANYAIPTASGTSSLHLALVGAGVKPGDEVIIPNFTFIATAQAVVAAKAIPVFTDIDPDSYCMDVSQVEALITDQTKAIMPVHVHGLPADLPALQQICDKYELKLVEDASHAHSASIHEQICGSIGDAAGQSLMADKNFPVGGEGGMAFFKKEEDYHRALAFLEDSGIDYSMSWIAAAFGVSQLERLAYYDAVRARNAKLLSDALEKTELFSPPYVPDGFNHSYNMYRIKLNPAKKGLDDLEDYKVKEAIQQLIMEEGVFAREWQNRPIPGHLPFQNKKGFGNQYPFCLSDTDRKYQIEDYPNTLAMFRNTLTICRELRSPIEYERIQSYALAFQKIDQNPDKIRKVAEELDAIQPPYERDARLG
- the argC gene encoding N-acetyl-gamma-glutamyl-phosphate reductase translates to MKTKIKVAILGGSGFVGMEIYRILKNQPEVSIEFVSSESLAEQSVEKYYRVLNSKNRQLKFKPVHELPHGFDVIFSCLPTGVLPTYIDDIKAKALIVFNVSGDFRLKELDQLEKYYPQSLKSDSYLASQYFIPEFHQIDRNAKIINLPGCMAVASIYSLYPLVKHQLIENRVVIDAKTGSSGGGKKSSETHAERAHNIRPHKVHGHRHQPEIIHAFRDMCGADLEVQFSTYSLDLPRGIMVTAYSQLKENISELDVKRSFYGDFKQLTFIDYLKDSGGRFNPMIKSTAGTNRVEVAAYVDGKNCVSICTLDNMIKGAAGQAIQAFNQFFDYPEYQFLHFQNEGMWP
- a CDS encoding M20/M25/M40 family metallo-hydrolase — encoded protein: MISPLYVIKVGSSTVLSPDNTVYKEVKRLSEKGNKILLVAGGAKGIEEYYQTIQREVTFLELNNGNQARYCTTEEMNHIHDAYQQVMIPALTNGLRDQGLKTFVQCAGDQGLVLGKQGPPLKVVKEGKKGIVRDSLYGNYDSCDKLLMESLLDHYDVVCLTPPIQNAAHSQQYLNIDADMLAAHLAIAMNAHHLRFVTGTNGLLQDVDDPDSTVKDIYLDDPLDYVQGRMKQKVRAAQSAIRLGICDVAIMGPSMSHAQSSWFWGMEDADNSYDLMNKVVRIPSVSHNEEELTQYLLHHIQIPGVINAVDRAGNIVFEKGDGDHTLLLLGHVDTVPHLWKVQSDETTISGRGVVDAKGCFVNFVQMLKDVQVPNNCKLKVIGAVEEEVSSSAGAYYVRDHHSADAVIIGEPSGQNNLTLGYHGLLKLGITINKGQKHSASRDNVSVADQFFMIKEELGDRMKDIDPDHVATTTRINQYKEEDRDVLKAILNFRISPGVREDYARQLDLSVSEEITIDVLRATPGFINKRNCSLVKSFAKSFANQKVKCKYLKKTGTSDMNTLATTWTDVPIIAYGPGDSNLDHTNQEFQTYSEIDQSRIILKDAIENWFSRVTEVEKRAYRQRVSQ
- a CDS encoding 1-deoxy-D-xylulose-5-phosphate synthase N-terminal domain-containing protein, with the protein product MLIDKELANDMSKTVERQEALSKKTREAIIDIAATETGCHIGGSLSVTDLLIALFEKYMDDSRNQVVLSKGHAAAALYSVLYVLGILEKNPAESYGRSDSLLTGHPNHKIKGIPYSTGSLGHGIPYAAGWALSQKLKGSAGIGVAVCGDGELQEGLCWETFQVVQSKQIDNFLCVVDCNGGQNDGFVHHISPIEDVRGRFESFGFQAIEINGHDFREIREALLAFEASSKPFAIIANTVKGKGVPDIEGNPKAHYAKIPHRLKNKWKRSMV
- a CDS encoding transketolase, with the translated sequence MTLSGRDTYRDELTKIAEDDDRILCLEADLGGKNHQFESQFPDRFFNMGIAEMTSIDMAAGLAEAGFIPFFSTFATFASLRSAESIKLAMGYMEKNIKIIAPYGGVSGGWFGTTHHSLEDIGVVRTFPNIKIACPYGEEDTRRVIREAVSSPHPYYVRLSRNESFVSLDRDDDQATIPLVNQKGNGNLCLLSIGEQGTELCKKIQEAYPEISHVHLCYIDQVSLRNSIAQLEEHGNTFLVVEEHRLAGGTASLLAVLMPDNRVYSFDCGEEWPVYGGSHQETLAYLAFDYEALEEKVKNLLSEGAEVNW
- a CDS encoding ATP-grasp domain-containing protein, encoding MVDQKVVAFVEPSFYGVDFVERTHRKGCKVIAIGSSLDNPKKYNYETFYDDFLVADIRNPQSIYQAIKQSPYYGKLDALIPATDYASHYTAEVAEWLSLPTIPSFAAYNARNKDLARKAYRDNHVPSAQYAKVANYEEACQAASKIGYPVVVKPTNCASSQGVFFINNEEKLRTAFQKLREFKKTYMGFDVSTDYLVEEYLEGPEFSVELFLKDKEVVFSSVTEKITSDLPYFVEISHTAPTSSQEDRVEEMINVSVQAMLAIGIDNGPSHVEIRLTNTGPKIIEVNGRPGGDNIASQLLFNTYGLDIFEETVNFYLNLPIKDTFPVQKATSIAFLTSRQNGQISSIEGMEHIKNDASVIKYDISVNPGDTVKIPESSDDRLGYVITTGENAKEAKRKAMDLINSIQLVYQ
- a CDS encoding MFS transporter, which codes for MSVLFRKSFLFFFLADIISGFGVGMSTIGANWYLLDKTGSTGAVGLMLALNVVSGFLVSPLTGILTDKFNRKVVIQLTFILRAVSIGLLTAVFLIDGFALAYIYLFAIINGVGWSIYMSASRSLIQELLPEEELSKGNSLIEISLQVGMFMAGAASGFIYKFAGFETILLINSSMFVISSLFMIFVKYQSIQLEDKGEGYVQSFKKGIHYLASHRLTFLIGLVAIVPLVTTMIFNVVLPEYVSNTLKADSVVFGFSDMAYGIGGLMSGFIAAPLAKKMTENKAITIIFSLSVVTLMGLSINVFVIFIFLGSFLIGFSNSSIRIIMNTMLMEIVPKPLMGRAMSVWMGIALLLQTVFAGGLGLLIDVFSPNIGFICMGGLMLCGLVLHVSVSRSKKKEKYSYEVV
- a CDS encoding flavodoxin family protein, which codes for MKLGVIYGSMRENGNTARLTEEVIKHLPDVTEVDLKNYEFKDIIDQRHDEGGFDRVDDEYDRIIDQIIDCDVLIFSTPIYWYGMTSVMKRFIDRWSQTVRDDKYPDFKEKMGRKQAYIIAVGGDNPREKGLPLVQQFTYICQFIGLQYKGYVLGKAAKPDDILQDEEAMEDAWKLGKLLRKRDEVGNYL